In Archocentrus centrarchus isolate MPI-CPG fArcCen1 chromosome 24, fArcCen1, whole genome shotgun sequence, one DNA window encodes the following:
- the hadhb gene encoding trifunctional enzyme subunit beta, mitochondrial → MASMLLNSIRSGSVSPSWTVRFGARSLSTTAQLQAQVQTKSKKTLARPGVKNVVLVDGVRTPFLMSGTTYADLMPHDLARAALQGLLKRTGIPKDAVDYIVYGTVIQEVKTSNVAREAALGAGFSDKIPAHTVTMACISSNQAMTSGVGLIAAGQCDAVVAGGVEFMSDVPIRHSRRMRKTMLSLNKAKTLGQRLSLIGSIRLAHLSPELPAVAEFSTAETMGHSADRLAAAFGVSRAEQDEFALRSHTLAKKAQDEGLLQDVVSFKVPGRDIVSKDNGIRPSSMAQMSKLKPAFIKPHGTVTAANSSFLTDGASAVLLMSEEKALAMGYKPKAYLRDFVYVSQDPKDQLLLGPTYATPKVLERAGLSMSDIDVFEFHEAFAGQILANLKAMDSDWFAQTYMGRKSKVGSPAMEKFNLWGGSLSLGHPFGATGCRLATTVAHRLQKEGGQYGLVAACAAGGQGHAMLIEAYPQ, encoded by the exons ATGGCTTCCATGTTGCTGAACTCGATTCGGAGCGGCTCAGTCAGCCCATCCTGGACAGTGCGGTTTG GTGCACGATCTCTCAGTACGACAGCCCAGCTTCAGGCTCAAG ttcaGACAAAGAGCAAGAAGACGCTGGCTCGACCTGGTGTGAAGAACGTGGTGCTGGTGGATGGAGTTCGAACCCCTTTCCTGATGTCAGGAACCAC GTATGCTGACCTAATGCCACATGACCTGGccagagcagctctgca ggGTCTGCTAAAGCGGACAGGTATACCAAAGGATGCTGTAGATTACATCGTATATGGAACAGTTATTCAGGAGGTTAAAACCAGCAACGTGGCAAGAGAG GCAGCACTGGGTGCAGGCTTCTCTGACAAGATCCCAGCTCACACAGTCACCATGGCCTGCATCTCTTCCAACCAGGCAATGACCTCAG GTGTTGGTCTGATTGCTGCCGGCCAGTGTGACGCTGTTGTAGCAGGCGGGGTGGAGTTCATGTCGGACGTTCCCATTCGTCATAGCCGTAGGATGAGGAAGACTATGTTGTCCCTAAACAAGGCGAAGACGCTTGGCCAGAGGCTCAGTCTGATTGGCAGCATCCGACTTGCACACCTCTCCCCAGAG CTTCCTGCTGTGGCTGAGTTCTCCACAGCAGAAACAATGGGCCACAGTGCTGATCGTCTAGCTGCTGCATTCGGGGTCTCCAGAGCGGAGCAGGATGAGTTTGCTCTGCGATCACACACGCTGGCAAAAAAGGCCCAGGACGAAGGGCTGCTGCAGGATGTCGTCTCCTTTAAAGTGCCGG GTCGTGATATTGTGTCAAAGGACAACGGCATAAGGCCGTCATCCATGGCGCAAATGTCCAAACTAAAGCCTGCCTTCATTAAACCTCACGGCACAGTCACTGCTGCTAACTCCTCTTTCCTG aCCGATGGTGCCTCTGCTGTGCTCCTCATGTCTGAAGAGAAAGCTTTGGCTATGGGTTACAAGCCTAAAGCTTATCTCAG AGACTTTGTCTACGTGTCTCAGGACCCCAAAGATCAGCTACTTTTGGG GCCAACATATGCTACACCCAAAGTCCTGGAACGAGCCGGCTTATCCATGAGTGATATTGATGTCTTTGAGTTTCATGAGGCATTTGCA ggtCAGATCTTGGCAAATCTGAAGGCTATGGACTCGGATTGGTTTGCCCAGACGTACATGGGCAGGAAATCGAAG GTTGGGAGTCCTGCCATGGAGAAGTTCAATCTGTGGGGCGGTTCTTTGTCTTTGGGTCACCCATTCGGTGCCACTGGCTGCAGACTGGCAACCACAGTAGCACACCGACTGCAAAAAGAGGGAGGACAGTACGGACTGGTAGCAGCTTGTGCTGCAGGAGGACAG GGTCACGCCATGCTGATCGAGGCCTACCCCCAGTAA